Proteins encoded together in one Lathyrus oleraceus cultivar Zhongwan6 chromosome 5, CAAS_Psat_ZW6_1.0, whole genome shotgun sequence window:
- the LOC127087884 gene encoding uncharacterized protein LOC127087884, translating into MSSQLSSECCMKVMKEEAIKASTEAITIFDLHRQIFSVQETMEHNEGRPNLSYVVILNRSWCDCGKFQAFHIPCPHVFSACTLTRQDAYNHLSDVYKVITVMNVYNESFYAIAMEERWPQYQGDIVSHNDEMRRKKKGRPNNTRIRIEMDMADKMIRLCSICRQPEHNKKKYPNLGATSAS; encoded by the coding sequence ATGTCGAGTCAATTATccagtgaatgttgtatgaaagtgatgaaagaggaagCTATCAAAGCTAGCACAGAAGCGATTACAATATTTGACCTTCATAGGCAAATTTTCAGTGTACAAGAAACAATGGAACACAATGAGGGGAGGCCTAATTTATCTTATGTTGTCAtactaaacagaagttggtgcgattgtggcAAGTTCCAGGCCTTCCATATACCTTGCCCCCATGTCTTTTCAGCATGCACACTTACTCGCCAggacgcttacaaccatctatctgatgtttacaaggtCATTACCGTCATGAATGTCTACAATGAAAGCTTCTATGCGATAGCAATGGAGGAACGTTGGCCTCAATATCAAGGGGACATAGTTTCACACAAtgatgagatgcgaagaaagaaaaaaggacgaCCAAACAACACGCGTATTAGAATAGAAATGGATATGgctgataaaatgataagattatgtagtatatgtcgtcaacccgAACACAATAAGAAAAAATATCCCAATCTCGGAGCAAcctctgcatcataa